One genomic window of Desulfatibacillum aliphaticivorans DSM 15576 includes the following:
- a CDS encoding ASKHA domain-containing protein — protein sequence MSTANSNTQPGAHTKSAWVQTVEIPAPSLENNTAFVERLCSQLEKPMGGMKISVDMEVLKALPKILRTGEGAMDCTLFGQGGEAVLVGVAPKKAGPLPGLAVDLGTTRVVLRLVDMRTGQVLKESSFDNPQGRIGPDVLARIHYAEQEGGLEELQSHIGQGISQEGARLAAACGLSPKDVYCVAAAGNTAMTHLLLGADPYWIIREPYTPMVNSPGFLKCRDIGLDFAKSARVYVFPNVGSYFGGDLLAGILSSDMYCKEDVSMLVDVGTNAEVVVGNKDWLMACAGAAGPALEGGVTAMGMLAGPGAIEKVRIDPKTREFVFQTIGGIKPVGICGSGVIDLAAQLFLAGMIDLRGKLVPSACEGRLTEQDEIPALIIVSKEDSANGRALLFSQADLDSLVRSKAAMYTILRTITNTVGLAFTDLAEFNIAGTFGSYIDPVSAITIGMIPDLPLSTYKALGNTSLEGATQVLLQREAVGVVREIREKITYMELNVNQEFMNRFSAAKFIPHTNPALFPSVKIPQ from the coding sequence TTGAGTACAGCAAATTCCAACACACAGCCGGGCGCACACACGAAAAGCGCCTGGGTGCAGACAGTTGAAATACCGGCGCCAAGCCTGGAAAATAATACCGCTTTCGTAGAACGTTTATGCAGCCAGTTGGAAAAACCCATGGGCGGCATGAAAATATCGGTGGACATGGAGGTGTTGAAGGCCCTCCCGAAAATTCTCCGGACCGGAGAAGGCGCCATGGATTGCACGCTTTTCGGCCAGGGCGGGGAAGCGGTGCTTGTGGGGGTTGCGCCCAAAAAGGCCGGCCCCTTGCCAGGGCTCGCCGTGGACCTGGGAACCACCCGCGTGGTTTTGCGCTTGGTGGACATGCGGACCGGACAGGTGTTAAAGGAGTCCTCCTTTGACAATCCCCAGGGGCGGATAGGGCCTGACGTGCTGGCAAGAATTCATTACGCCGAGCAGGAAGGCGGACTGGAGGAGTTGCAAAGCCACATTGGGCAAGGCATCAGCCAGGAAGGCGCCCGTCTGGCCGCCGCTTGCGGCCTTTCCCCCAAGGACGTTTATTGCGTCGCCGCCGCCGGAAACACAGCCATGACCCATTTGCTGCTGGGGGCCGATCCCTATTGGATCATCCGGGAGCCGTACACCCCCATGGTCAACAGCCCCGGTTTTCTCAAGTGCCGGGATATTGGCCTGGACTTTGCCAAATCCGCCAGAGTCTATGTGTTTCCCAACGTAGGCAGCTATTTCGGCGGAGACCTTTTGGCGGGAATTCTGTCCTCGGACATGTACTGCAAGGAAGACGTCTCCATGTTGGTGGACGTGGGCACCAACGCGGAAGTGGTGGTGGGCAATAAGGACTGGCTTATGGCTTGCGCAGGCGCGGCCGGACCCGCCCTGGAAGGCGGGGTGACCGCCATGGGCATGCTGGCAGGCCCCGGCGCCATTGAAAAAGTCCGCATAGACCCCAAAACCCGCGAGTTCGTTTTTCAAACCATTGGGGGCATCAAGCCTGTTGGCATTTGCGGCTCCGGCGTCATCGACCTGGCCGCCCAGCTTTTTTTGGCCGGCATGATCGACCTCCGGGGCAAGCTGGTTCCCTCTGCCTGCGAAGGACGCCTGACCGAACAGGACGAAATTCCGGCATTGATTATTGTCAGTAAAGAAGACTCCGCCAATGGCCGGGCCTTATTGTTCTCCCAGGCCGACCTGGACAGCCTGGTGCGCTCCAAGGCCGCCATGTACACCATTTTGCGCACCATCACCAATACGGTAGGGCTGGCGTTCACCGACCTGGCCGAATTCAATATTGCAGGAACCTTCGGCTCCTACATTGATCCTGTGTCAGCCATTACAATAGGCATGATCCCCGATCTGCCCCTTTCCACCTACAAGGCCTTGGGCAATACGTCCCTGGAAGGCGCCACCCAGGTTTTGCTTCAACGGGAAGCCGTGGGAGTTGTCAGGGAGATTCGCGAAAAAATCACCTATATGGAGCTGAATGTAAATCAGGAGTTCATGAACCGCTTTTCGGCGGCCAAGTTCATCCCCCATACCAATCCGGCTTTATTTCCCTCGGTGAAGATACCGCAATAA